From Caminibacter mediatlanticus TB-2, the proteins below share one genomic window:
- a CDS encoding molybdopterin molybdotransferase MoeA, with the protein MAHISFEESIKILSENLPKSKGSEKVFLENALNRVLAKDIIAKFNNPYKETASMDGYAIKYLDQDGELKIIGKNPAGSFEFNKLKSGEAIKTYTGSFMPDGADTLVPIENVEVKGNKLKILKKVEKGFAVREIGEDFKKGDVLIKKGKVIKSAEIGVLASLGIPVVDVVKKPIVSIISTGEEIVDLDSKYEIGQIRSSNNYTLTALARSLGFIGINLGIAGDNKKEIKEKILDGLKNSDVVITTGGVSVGDFDFVKEITSEFEVLFYGVNIKPGQWVMVAKAGEKYIVSLPGFPYSSFVTFLLYALPILESLENKKVTKKIKAKLLHNFVKTNPKYQFVAVNITFDGSFYVDTIGKKQGSSGILTNLINNKALMCLKEGTYELKKGEDVDVLVYDDLFR; encoded by the coding sequence ATGGCACATATCAGTTTTGAAGAGTCAATAAAGATTTTAAGTGAAAACTTACCAAAAAGTAAAGGGAGTGAGAAAGTTTTTTTAGAAAATGCATTAAATAGAGTTTTAGCAAAAGATATTATTGCAAAATTTAATAATCCCTATAAAGAGACTGCTTCAATGGATGGATATGCAATAAAATATTTAGACCAAGATGGAGAATTAAAAATTATAGGTAAAAATCCAGCAGGAAGTTTTGAGTTTAATAAATTAAAAAGTGGTGAAGCAATAAAAACATATACGGGAAGTTTTATGCCAGATGGGGCTGATACATTAGTGCCTATTGAAAATGTTGAGGTTAAAGGTAATAAATTAAAGATTTTAAAAAAAGTAGAAAAAGGGTTTGCAGTTAGAGAAATTGGAGAAGATTTTAAAAAAGGCGATGTATTAATAAAAAAAGGTAAAGTTATAAAGTCAGCTGAAATTGGAGTGTTAGCCTCTCTTGGTATTCCTGTTGTAGATGTTGTTAAAAAGCCAATAGTATCAATTATCTCAACAGGAGAAGAGATAGTTGATTTAGATAGTAAATATGAAATTGGTCAAATTAGAAGTTCGAATAACTATACTCTAACAGCCCTTGCAAGAAGTTTAGGTTTTATAGGTATAAATTTAGGAATTGCAGGTGATAATAAAAAAGAGATAAAAGAAAAAATTTTAGATGGATTAAAAAATAGTGATGTAGTGATTACAACAGGTGGAGTTAGTGTAGGAGATTTTGATTTTGTAAAAGAGATAACAAGTGAGTTTGAAGTATTATTTTATGGAGTTAATATAAAACCTGGTCAATGGGTAATGGTAGCAAAAGCAGGGGAGAAATATATAGTCTCACTTCCTGGGTTTCCATATAGTAGTTTTGTAACATTTCTTTTGTATGCTTTGCCAATTTTAGAGAGTTTAGAAAATAAAAAAGTAACAAAAAAAATAAAAGCAAAACTTCTTCATAATTTTGTAAAAACAAATCCAAAATATCAGTTTGTTGCTGTAAATATTACATTTGATGGAAGTTTTTATGTTGATACTATAGGTAAAAAACAAGGAAGTAGCGGTATTCTTACAAATTTAATAAATAACAAAGCTTTAATGTGTCTAAAAGAAGGTACATATGAATTAAAAAAAGGTGAAGATGTTG
- a CDS encoding molybdopterin synthase catalytic subunit, with translation MIEIFKGGIPVISTIDRWYEDAKLEGFGAMIPFIGIVRPDGDIEGLSFDLYLPMLNDWFKKWQNLDDAKIMMAHSFGDVKIGESSFLCAVFTKHRKEGFKYLEEFVEDFKANAPIWKYDLINGQRVFAKDRAKKLPGAGILK, from the coding sequence ATGATAGAAATTTTTAAAGGCGGTATTCCTGTTATTTCTACAATTGATAGATGGTATGAAGATGCTAAGTTAGAGGGTTTTGGTGCTATGATTCCATTTATTGGAATAGTAAGACCAGATGGTGATATTGAAGGGCTTAGTTTTGATTTATATCTTCCAATGTTAAATGATTGGTTTAAAAAATGGCAAAATTTAGATGACGCAAAAATTATGATGGCCCATAGTTTTGGAGATGTAAAAATAGGAGAGAGTAGTTTTTTATGTGCTGTTTTTACAAAACATAGAAAAGAGGGGTTTAAATATTTAGAAGAATTTGTAGAAGATTTTAAAGCAAACGCACCTATTTGGAAATATGATTTAATTAATGGCCAAAGAGTATTTGCAAAAGATAGGGCTAAAAAACTGCCAGGTGCTGGAATACTTAAATAA
- a CDS encoding MoaD/ThiS family protein, with translation MVTVEFLGPINKDKIEVEVKDLEELKEVLNKDEKLKPWLKISAVAVNDKIVTKNVELKNGDKVSILPPVCGG, from the coding sequence ATGGTTACAGTAGAATTTTTAGGACCAATAAATAAAGATAAAATCGAAGTTGAAGTAAAGGATTTAGAAGAGTTAAAAGAAGTTTTAAATAAAGATGAAAAGTTAAAACCTTGGCTTAAAATCTCAGCAGTAGCTGTAAATGATAAAATTGTAACTAAAAATGTAGAATTAAAAAATGGAGACAAAGTATCAATTCTTCCTCCTGTATGTGGGGGATAA
- a CDS encoding MqnA/MqnD/SBP family protein: MKIGHIDYLNLLPFYQFLKKKNIKVQKSYPSIVNKWFEEKKIEAAFISSIKAKNKKCFNAGIVAKKEVRSVLVCKGEGEDKESATSNVLAKILNIDGKVVIGDKALKQKNCIDLANEWYKKYKLPFVFALFCCNKNNQKYKKLINEFLKTKQKVPYNIIKKEAQKIGISSKEAKEYLDKIIYYKIGWREKKALKLFWKKAYEK, translated from the coding sequence ATGAAAATAGGACATATTGATTATTTAAACCTTTTGCCATTTTATCAATTTTTAAAGAAAAAAAATATAAAAGTCCAAAAATCATATCCATCCATTGTTAATAAATGGTTTGAAGAAAAAAAAATAGAAGCAGCATTTATTTCATCTATAAAAGCAAAAAACAAAAAATGCTTTAACGCTGGAATAGTTGCTAAAAAAGAAGTAAGAAGCGTTTTAGTTTGTAAAGGAGAAGGAGAAGATAAAGAATCTGCTACTTCAAATGTCTTAGCTAAAATTTTAAATATTGATGGAAAAGTAGTAATAGGAGATAAAGCACTTAAACAAAAAAACTGCATAGATTTAGCGAATGAGTGGTATAAAAAATATAAACTTCCTTTTGTCTTTGCACTTTTTTGCTGCAATAAAAACAATCAAAAATATAAAAAACTAATAAATGAGTTTCTAAAAACAAAACAAAAAGTACCATATAATATAATCAAAAAAGAAGCGCAAAAAATAGGAATATCATCAAAAGAAGCAAAAGAGTATTTAGATAAAATAATTTATTATAAAATAGGTTGGAGAGAAAAAAAAGCATTAAAACTATTCTGGAAAAAAGCATATGAGAAATAA
- a CDS encoding cupin domain-containing protein, which yields MRNNLFEIENLPPLDSEIFITLLEQKNIKIKKIISNTIKTPQTFIQKEDEFVVLLKGCAKIEINGEIKKLKAGDYLFIPANTPHTLLKTKKTAIWLAIHIY from the coding sequence ATGAGAAATAATCTATTTGAAATAGAAAACCTGCCACCTCTTGATAGCGAAATTTTTATAACATTACTTGAACAGAAAAATATCAAAATCAAAAAAATAATCTCTAATACCATAAAAACACCACAAACTTTTATTCAAAAAGAAGATGAATTTGTCGTTTTATTAAAAGGCTGCGCAAAAATAGAAATTAATGGAGAAATAAAAAAACTTAAAGCAGGAGATTATCTTTTTATTCCTGCAAATACTCCTCATACCCTTCTTAAAACTAAAAAAACAGCAATTTGGCTTGCTATTCATATTTATTGA
- the aroC gene encoding chorismate synthase — MFNSFGEIFRFTTFGESHGRAIGVVVDGVPAGIEFDEEFLKNELARRKPGKNRFSTQRKEDDLPEVLSGIFEGKTTGTPIGVVIFNKDQKSKDYSNIKDIFRPGHADFTYFHKYSIRDYRGGGRSSARETAARVVAGAIAKMILKELNIEIEAGVIEIGGVRAKNEDFEYAKKSEIFALDKEKEKEWIELIDKAREEHNSLGGVVKLRIKNLPIGLGEPIYYKLDNVLASAIMSINAVKGIYIGNPNAHKLTGVENNDEISKNGFLSNNAGGVLGGISNGENIEIEVYFKPTPSIFKPQKSIDINGNEVEVNLKGRHDPIVAIRGSVVVESMAACVIADMLMLNMTRTIENIKKIYQ; from the coding sequence ATGTTTAATAGTTTTGGAGAAATTTTTAGATTTACTACTTTTGGAGAATCTCACGGAAGAGCAATTGGGGTAGTTGTAGATGGCGTCCCTGCTGGAATTGAGTTTGATGAAGAGTTTTTAAAAAATGAACTTGCAAGAAGAAAACCTGGTAAAAATAGATTTTCAACTCAAAGAAAAGAAGATGACCTGCCAGAGGTTTTAAGCGGAATTTTTGAAGGGAAAACAACTGGTACTCCTATTGGAGTAGTTATTTTTAATAAAGACCAAAAAAGTAAAGACTATTCAAATATAAAAGATATTTTTCGCCCAGGTCATGCTGATTTTACATATTTTCATAAATATAGCATTAGAGATTATAGAGGAGGTGGAAGAAGTTCTGCAAGAGAAACTGCTGCAAGGGTAGTCGCAGGAGCTATTGCTAAAATGATTTTAAAAGAACTTAATATAGAAATAGAAGCAGGGGTTATTGAAATAGGAGGAGTTAGAGCTAAAAATGAAGATTTTGAATATGCAAAAAAAAGTGAAATTTTTGCTTTAGATAAAGAAAAAGAAAAAGAGTGGATTGAGTTAATTGATAAAGCAAGAGAAGAGCATAATTCACTTGGCGGAGTTGTAAAACTTAGAATAAAAAATCTTCCAATAGGCCTTGGAGAGCCAATTTATTATAAACTTGATAATGTTTTAGCAAGTGCAATTATGAGTATTAATGCAGTAAAAGGAATTTATATAGGAAATCCTAATGCTCATAAACTAACAGGAGTTGAAAATAACGATGAAATAAGCAAAAATGGATTTTTAAGCAATAATGCAGGAGGAGTACTTGGAGGTATTAGTAATGGAGAAAATATTGAGATAGAAGTTTATTTTAAACCAACTCCTTCTATTTTTAAACCTCAAAAAAGTATTGATATTAATGGAAATGAAGTAGAAGTAAACCTTAAAGGAAGACATGACCCAATTGTTGCAATAAGAGGGAGTGTAGTGGTTGAATCTATGGCAGCTTGTGTTATTGCAGATATGTTAATGCTTAATATGACAAGAACAATAGAAAATATTAAAAAAATTTATCAATAA
- the rnc gene encoding ribonuclease III, translating into MVAEELQKSLGYQFKDEKLITEALTHRSYSKEFNNERLEYLGDAVLDLIVGEYLYNLFPKAEEGILSKLRAALVNEESFDKLAKRLNLGKYLFLSPAEENNKGREKPSILSSAFEALIGALYLESGFDKAKEIALKLLKEEYPKITPEELLKDYKTTLQEITQAHFGVVPEYRLLSATGPDHKKEFEIGVFINDREYARAKGRSKKAAQQEGARLTIEKLKKELNLK; encoded by the coding sequence ATGGTAGCTGAGGAATTACAAAAGAGCTTGGGGTATCAGTTTAAAGATGAAAAATTGATAACCGAGGCTCTAACTCATAGAAGTTATAGTAAAGAGTTTAATAATGAAAGGTTAGAATATTTAGGAGATGCGGTTTTAGATTTGATTGTGGGGGAATATTTATATAATCTTTTTCCAAAAGCAGAAGAAGGGATACTTTCAAAACTAAGGGCTGCACTTGTAAATGAAGAATCATTTGATAAACTTGCTAAAAGACTTAATCTTGGAAAATATCTATTTTTATCACCAGCAGAAGAGAATAATAAAGGAAGAGAAAAACCTTCAATCCTTTCAAGTGCATTTGAAGCATTAATTGGGGCTTTATATCTTGAATCAGGATTTGATAAAGCCAAAGAGATTGCTTTAAAATTATTAAAAGAAGAGTATCCAAAAATTACACCAGAAGAATTATTGAAAGACTACAAGACAACTCTTCAAGAGATAACACAAGCACATTTTGGAGTAGTACCTGAGTATAGACTTTTGAGCGCAACAGGGCCAGACCACAAAAAAGAGTTTGAAATTGGAGTTTTTATTAACGATAGAGAGTATGCAAGAGCAAAAGGTAGAAGTAAAAAAGCAGCCCAACAAGAAGGTGCAAGACTTACAATTGAAAAATTAAAAAAAGAATTGAATTTAAAATAA
- a CDS encoding HDOD domain-containing protein, translating to MLVSKEDIVKYIKEIPPTPKSVKSCLNYLKEGELKKAALEANKDIALKKQIEQVVNSAYFSLPNKVTDTVQLFSMLGLEMVKSLVYSYLVSLLEPKEWKIFNIPFYDFQASFMNEFQKYMIIEFGEKDYKTYAEVGAIIPAAVCVCDSLLGDKKEEVEIIMNSAPIEYGTLLKRLTGYSLFDIAGIIAKEWGLEDEKIEIVKKSECNKCKNPYSALTHFLFFYLSSQKSFLDINSLIEFDTECIKFIPKTYERIVNGS from the coding sequence GTGTTAGTAAGTAAAGAAGATATAGTAAAGTATATAAAAGAAATTCCTCCAACACCTAAGAGTGTAAAAAGTTGTTTAAATTATTTAAAAGAAGGAGAACTTAAAAAAGCTGCACTTGAAGCTAATAAAGATATAGCTTTAAAAAAACAAATCGAACAAGTTGTAAATTCTGCTTATTTTTCACTGCCAAATAAGGTTACAGATACTGTGCAACTTTTTAGTATGCTTGGACTTGAAATGGTAAAAAGTTTAGTTTATTCATATTTAGTGTCTCTTTTAGAACCAAAAGAATGGAAAATTTTTAATATTCCTTTTTATGATTTTCAAGCAAGTTTTATGAATGAATTTCAAAAATATATGATAATCGAATTTGGCGAGAAAGATTATAAAACTTACGCAGAAGTTGGAGCTATTATTCCTGCTGCAGTTTGTGTTTGTGATAGTTTACTTGGAGATAAAAAAGAAGAAGTTGAAATCATAATGAATTCAGCTCCAATAGAATATGGTACTCTTTTAAAAAGACTTACAGGTTATAGTTTATTTGATATAGCTGGTATAATTGCAAAAGAGTGGGGGTTAGAAGATGAAAAAATAGAAATTGTCAAAAAAAGTGAATGTAATAAATGTAAAAATCCTTATTCAGCTTTAACCCATTTTCTATTTTTTTATCTCTCCTCACAAAAAAGTTTTTTAGATATTAATTCTTTAATAGAATTTGATACTGAATGTATAAAATTTATTCCAAAAACATATGAAAGGATAGTAAATGGTAGCTGA
- the rnhA gene encoding ribonuclease HI: protein MKRIEIYTDGSSLGNPGPGGWCAILRYKGKEKIISGGEEYTTNNRMELKAVIESLKILKEPCEIDLYADSIYVLKGINEWLSNWVRKNFKNVKNEDLWKEFLQYSKYHKIKVNWIKGHSGHIENERCDKIAKDEALRRKSVSK from the coding sequence TTGAAAAGAATAGAAATTTATACTGATGGAAGTTCTCTTGGAAACCCAGGACCTGGTGGATGGTGCGCTATACTTCGATATAAAGGTAAAGAGAAAATTATTAGTGGAGGAGAAGAGTATACTACTAATAATAGAATGGAATTAAAAGCTGTAATTGAGAGCCTAAAAATTTTAAAAGAACCTTGTGAAATTGATTTATATGCCGATTCTATTTATGTTTTAAAAGGAATAAATGAATGGCTTAGTAACTGGGTTAGAAAAAATTTTAAGAATGTAAAAAATGAAGATTTATGGAAAGAATTTTTGCAATATAGTAAATATCATAAAATTAAAGTTAATTGGATAAAAGGACACTCTGGTCATATAGAAAATGAAAGATGTGATAAAATTGCAAAAGATGAGGCATTAAGGAGAAAAAGTGTTAGTAAGTAA
- a CDS encoding class II SORL domain-containing protein encodes MPKINRYVDISQIDKEAKKDYIDRHSPFIHCADEAKKGEKFKVKVKVGNEYCHPDDYDHYIAYVQLWDGETLLGQATFTPGSLGNQCSQVEVDFYIVPTKSKLKLTAMSYCTKHGLWESEVKEVKVSE; translated from the coding sequence ATGCCAAAAATTAATAGATATGTAGACATATCTCAAATAGATAAAGAAGCTAAAAAAGATTACATAGATAGACACTCACCATTCATTCATTGTGCGGATGAAGCAAAAAAAGGTGAAAAATTTAAAGTTAAAGTAAAAGTTGGAAATGAATATTGTCATCCTGATGATTATGACCATTATATTGCATATGTTCAACTATGGGATGGTGAAACTCTTCTTGGACAAGCAACATTCACACCAGGTAGTCTTGGAAATCAATGTTCGCAAGTAGAAGTTGATTTTTATATCGTTCCAACAAAAAGCAAATTAAAACTTACTGCAATGTCTTATTGTACTAAACACGGATTATGGGAGAGTGAAGTAAAAGAGGTAAAAGTTTCTGAATAA
- a CDS encoding DUF4492 domain-containing protein: MLKRILFFYIDGFKNLSDLGRKLWVIIIIKLVVIFVVLKVFFFPTLKSQIKEEDKLKDLYIKQQTITTINTKKEE; this comes from the coding sequence ATGTTAAAGAGAATTTTGTTTTTTTACATAGATGGGTTTAAAAACCTATCAGACCTTGGCAGGAAGCTTTGGGTGATTATTATCATTAAGTTGGTTGTAATTTTTGTTGTTTTAAAAGTTTTCTTCTTCCCAACATTAAAGTCACAAATTAAGGAAGAAGATAAACTAAAAGATTTGTACATTAAACAACAAACAATTACAACTATCAACACAAAAAAGGAGGAATAG
- a CDS encoding cytochrome ubiquinol oxidase subunit I, giving the protein MNIDLTMLEWARAQFAMTALFHFFFVPFTLGMSFMVAFFETIYVKTGKKEWKEITQFWQLIFGINFAIGLSTGIIHEFEFGTNWSTYSWVVGDLFGAPLAVEGIVAFFMEATFAAISFFGWKRVSKGIHLASTWLLAIGSNLSALWILIANGFMQHPSNEFGRYSIENARLEMTDFWALITQPVAQVKFLHTISASYTLASIFVLGISAFYLLRKKHIDFAKKSAAVAAAFGLVASIFTAVIGDEHAYQVTNTQPTKIAAVEGLYIGKKGAPIVAIGIPKNLKATEVTSNDEAFVFKIELPKMLSILGKHRFNAYVPGLKDLIEGNPEYGIWPLKKLAQIGKEAREDLYKYHEAKKTGDTATMQAAKEDFYKVVWEDPKTGIKLTKADFIGYGYFANPNIDPDLIHPPVPPVFYAFHIMVALGFWFIILFIWAWVAVVKGSFETNALLQRLAVLSVPLPWIATSFGWMTAEIGRQPWTVFGVLPTAESVTPIALQNVQATFFMFLTAFVILGIAELKILFTVVKSGPKGAH; this is encoded by the coding sequence ATGAATATTGACTTAACCATGCTTGAATGGGCAAGAGCCCAATTTGCAATGACAGCACTATTTCACTTCTTTTTCGTACCATTTACATTAGGTATGTCTTTTATGGTAGCTTTTTTTGAGACAATCTATGTTAAAACAGGTAAAAAAGAGTGGAAAGAAATTACTCAATTTTGGCAATTAATCTTTGGTATTAACTTTGCTATTGGTTTATCTACTGGTATTATTCACGAATTTGAGTTTGGGACAAACTGGTCTACTTACTCATGGGTTGTTGGTGACCTATTTGGAGCACCACTTGCAGTTGAAGGTATAGTTGCATTCTTTATGGAAGCAACATTTGCAGCAATTTCATTTTTTGGATGGAAAAGAGTTAGTAAAGGTATTCACTTAGCATCTACTTGGTTACTTGCTATTGGGTCTAACCTTTCAGCTTTATGGATTTTAATTGCAAATGGATTTATGCAACATCCAAGCAATGAATTTGGAAGATATAGTATTGAAAATGCAAGACTTGAAATGACTGATTTTTGGGCATTAATTACTCAACCAGTTGCACAAGTTAAATTCTTACATACTATTAGTGCATCATATACTCTTGCATCAATTTTCGTTCTTGGTATTTCAGCATTTTATCTACTTAGAAAAAAACATATTGACTTTGCTAAAAAATCAGCAGCAGTTGCAGCAGCATTTGGTTTAGTAGCATCAATTTTTACAGCAGTAATTGGTGACGAACATGCATATCAAGTAACTAACACTCAACCAACAAAAATTGCAGCAGTAGAAGGTCTTTATATAGGTAAAAAAGGGGCACCAATTGTAGCTATTGGTATTCCTAAAAATCTAAAAGCAACAGAAGTTACAAGTAATGATGAAGCTTTTGTATTTAAAATTGAACTTCCAAAAATGTTATCAATCTTAGGAAAACACAGATTTAATGCATATGTTCCAGGTCTTAAAGATTTAATCGAAGGTAATCCAGAATATGGAATTTGGCCTCTTAAAAAACTTGCTCAAATTGGTAAAGAAGCAAGAGAAGATTTATATAAATATCATGAAGCTAAAAAAACTGGCGATACAGCTACAATGCAAGCAGCAAAAGAAGACTTTTATAAAGTTGTTTGGGAAGATCCTAAAACGGGTATAAAACTTACAAAAGCTGACTTTATTGGATATGGATATTTTGCAAATCCAAATATTGATCCAGACCTTATTCATCCACCAGTACCACCAGTATTTTATGCATTTCATATAATGGTAGCACTTGGATTCTGGTTTATTATTCTATTTATTTGGGCTTGGGTTGCAGTTGTTAAAGGAAGTTTTGAAACTAATGCATTATTACAAAGACTTGCAGTACTTTCAGTACCACTTCCATGGATTGCAACAAGCTTTGGATGGATGACAGCAGAAATTGGTAGACAACCTTGGACAGTATTTGGAGTACTTCCAACAGCAGAATCAGTAACACCTATTGCACTGCAAAATGTTCAAGCAACATTCTTTATGTTCTTAACAGCATTCGTAATTTTAGGTATTGCTGAGCTTAAAATCCTATTTACGGTCGTTAAATCTGGACCAAAAGGAGCGCACTAA
- a CDS encoding cytochrome d ubiquinol oxidase subunit II encodes MTWAPITVDATHFYLQVYFWIIVAVLGGLFLLMTFVQGGQTLFHTASNEMEERAITNSLGRKWELTFTTLVLFGGALYAAFPLFYSVSFGGAYWVWMLILFAFVLQAVSYEYMNKPNNLIGKGAYKFFLYFNGVIGMVLIGAAVGTFFTGSNFTYDPVTRILHWGTAENGINLRGLEAAIDFKHGAWFNLAMGILVFAAARILGALWLINDLDNNEFPELIQKLRNVVKRCFVILLVALLVVLYGLLTMKGYAYNIHDPKGTVYLEAGKYLHNLLAFGAIPLILLLVGLVLFVLGVFVTVFKESNKGIWFSGLGIVLIGIIIFVIAGLNGTPFYPSYADLQSSLTIQNSSGSKYTLMVMAWVSVAVPFVLGYIIWVWYQMKKRGPITKEEILDPESHAY; translated from the coding sequence ATGACTTGGGCACCAATTACAGTGGACGCAACACACTTTTATTTACAAGTATATTTTTGGATTATTGTTGCGGTTTTAGGAGGGCTTTTCCTTCTTATGACTTTTGTTCAAGGTGGACAAACACTATTTCATACTGCAAGTAATGAAATGGAAGAGAGAGCAATTACAAACTCTCTTGGTAGAAAATGGGAATTAACATTTACAACATTAGTTTTATTTGGTGGTGCTTTATATGCAGCATTTCCTCTATTTTATTCGGTTTCATTTGGTGGTGCATATTGGGTATGGATGTTAATTTTATTTGCATTTGTACTTCAAGCAGTTTCATATGAATATATGAATAAACCTAATAACTTAATTGGTAAAGGTGCATATAAATTCTTCTTATATTTTAACGGTGTTATAGGAATGGTTTTAATTGGAGCAGCAGTTGGAACATTTTTTACAGGAAGTAACTTTACATATGACCCTGTAACAAGAATATTACATTGGGGTACAGCAGAAAACGGAATTAATCTAAGAGGTTTAGAAGCTGCAATTGACTTTAAACATGGTGCTTGGTTTAACCTTGCAATGGGTATTTTAGTATTTGCAGCAGCAAGAATTTTAGGTGCATTATGGTTAATTAATGACCTTGATAATAATGAATTCCCTGAATTAATTCAAAAATTAAGAAATGTAGTAAAAAGATGTTTTGTAATTTTATTAGTTGCTCTTTTAGTAGTACTTTATGGTCTTTTAACAATGAAAGGATATGCATACAATATTCATGACCCAAAAGGAACTGTTTATCTTGAAGCTGGTAAATATTTACATAATTTACTTGCATTTGGCGCAATTCCATTAATTTTATTATTAGTTGGATTAGTGCTTTTTGTACTTGGAGTTTTTGTTACTGTATTTAAAGAATCAAATAAAGGTATTTGGTTTAGTGGTCTTGGAATTGTATTAATTGGTATTATTATCTTTGTAATTGCTGGACTTAATGGAACACCTTTTTATCCAAGCTATGCAGATTTACAAAGTAGTTTAACTATTCAAAACAGCTCAGGTAGTAAATATACTTTAATGGTAATGGCATGGGTTAGTGTTGCAGTACCATTTGTTTTAGGTTATATTATTTGGGTATGGTATCAAATGAAAAAAAGAGGTCCTATTACAAAAGAAGAAATTTTAGACCCAGAATCTCATGCATATTAA